The following are encoded in a window of Panicum virgatum strain AP13 chromosome 5N, P.virgatum_v5, whole genome shotgun sequence genomic DNA:
- the LOC120674397 gene encoding probable lipid-A-disaccharide synthase, mitochondrial isoform X3 encodes MLLRWIAAAGRRRALPAKPLARALSYGRVVDAAARDGELRVFVVAGEVSGDSLASRLMASLKALSPVPVRFAGVGGELMCKEGLQSLFPMEEIAIMGLWELLPHIYSVKKKIGNTVNAAMLFQPHAVVTVDSKGFSFRLLKQLKCRSNQKVQSPLHIHYVSPSFWAWKGGESRLSKLHDFVDHMLCILPFEEEICRLNGLPATYVGHPLLDDAIGLNMGPELSHDNSKHQKSCEAFRLEHGLSSG; translated from the exons ATGCTACTGCGATGGATTGCAGCCGCGGGGCGTCGGCGAGCGCTGCCAGCCAAGCCCCTCGCGCGCGCGCTCTCGTACGGTAGGGTGGTGGACGCCGCGGCTCGGGACGGGGAGCTCCGGGTGTTCGTGGTCGCGGGCGAGGTCTCCGGCGACTCGCTCGCCTCGCGGCTCATGGCGTCGCTCAAGGCGCTCTCGCCTGTGCCCGTCCGGTTCGCTGGCGTTGGCGG GGAATTAATGTGCAAGGAAGGTTTGCAGTCACTTTTCCCCATGGAAGAAATTGCCATTATGGGCTTGTGGGAGCTGCTGCCACACATATATAGTGTCAAG AAGAAAATTGGGAATACTGTAAATGCAGCTATGTTATTCCAACCTCATGCTGTGGTTACAGTTGATTCAAAGGGGTTCTCTTTTCGCCTATTGAAGCAACTGAAAT GCAGAAGCAATCAAAAGGTTCAAAGTCCTCTACATATCCATTATGTTTCACCATCATTCTGGGCCTGGAAAGGTGGTGAAAGCAGGCTCTCAAAGCTGCATGATTTTGTGGATCACATGTTGTGTATTCTTCCATTTGAGGAAGAAATATGCAGATTAAATGGGTTGCCTGCTACTTATGTGGGTCATCCATTATTGGATGATGCTATTGGCTTGAACATG GGACCTGAATTGTCTCATGACAACTCTAAACATCAAAAGAGTTGTGAAGCTTTCCGGCTGGAACATGGGCTGTCCTCAG